Within Vigna unguiculata cultivar IT97K-499-35 chromosome 2, ASM411807v1, whole genome shotgun sequence, the genomic segment gttttctttttttcttgaaatgcTCACGGGAGATGTATGTCCAAGCATGTCCGTTACAGTGTTTTGGGTGTTGACTACtttttgtgtattttataaGTTCAgtactatattttatttaatcttgttGGAGATAGCACATTGCAATATCTCTCCTGTCCTGTGCATGTGTTTCAGACTACTTGTTTTGTTATCCAGGAATGCTTTTATTAGTTAACcccttgttttttatttgtcaatttgttaattttgtgttCATTATCCTATATATAAGTTCAATattctcaaaatttttaaacattcaGGGATTGCCAAATATTCTTGATGTCTCGGTCTTCACCATTGGCACCACAGTTTCTTTGAAACTGCTCAAGGTCTAGGTTTCTATTTAACTGCCGCACCTGAGCTTTTATATTTAAGCGTGTTTATAGATATTGGGTTAGTAGATAGAAATGGAAGCAAAAATCGCAAAGGCATCGGATAGGGTTAATCTGAAGGATAGGGTTAATCTGAAGCGCAAGCGAGCGACCAGATATGCTGCACATTTTAGTGGAGCTTCACAACCAATTTTAGGCCATTGGCCATCGTATGTGTCACCAACGAGCAGGGTTGCCAAACGGATGCGATTTGGTGGATGTAGAAACAAGCTGACAAATGCTGGTCCTCATATTGACCAGTCCTTAGTTAGGcgtttttcaaattataaaaagagtGGGAGACTGGAGCGTTTGATGTTCTATAGGAATGGTGAATGGTGTGACCTTCCTAAGGATGTTGTTGACTTGGTTAAGAAGGATCTTGAAGTCAAGAAGGTAGCTGTGGAGATAGAGTTAAATGGGTATCatcttgtatttgattttttacatCTGCGCAAGGTGGACCTAAAAACTGGCTTGCAACAACCTATAGCTTGGATTGATGATGCAGGTCACTGCTTTTTCCCAGAAATCTATACTTACTCTGACGAAGAACCTTACAATACCAGCAAACAGGAAAGTGGAAAAAGTCCCGACTCTTATGCGTCTAATGAAATAAAACTACATTTAGAAGTTGAAATCAATGGAGTGGATCAATCCAGACTGAGTGAGTGTAGTGGGGAGTCCAATGCTCTAGTTAAGGGTATTCAAATTGATACTAAACAAAACTACTGTCAATATGATGTAGAAGTTGAAGATAGCATTAACAAACAGGACTGCAGAAATGTTGGTGAAGCTATTCAGCACAATCAAGACATAGGTTTAGATGCTTATACTGAATCAATATATGGAAAATTGGATTTGAATTCTGTACAAAAGATGTTTCTCAAGGGAATGAGTAGTTTTGGCAGTTCTGATTCAGACATAGTTGAGATTTACCACTGCTCAGGTGCGTCAATGCAAGCTCGATGGGAGCTTTTCCAGAAGCAAGctgaaattacaaaaaaaattcatgggGAAGCAAACATTCGGTATGCTTGGCTTGCTTTTTCTAAAAGAGAACTGTCTACAATGATGGAGTATGGACTTGGTCATTGTGGACTATCTGGACCAAAGTGCACATATGGCATTGGTGTTCATCTTGCTGCTGCTTCTTGCCCTGATGCCAGGTTAGTTTTTATATCATGGACCCTGAATGATAaaatcttaatattattaatagtgATGATAAATTTATCTGGAGATTATACTTGATTGGCTAAGAGCATGGGCATCTCATTTTAAGATTAAGGTTTTAGGTTGATGAGCAAGTTAATCCTTGATTTTCAACTGGTGACTAAAATGTATCTCTATCtacaaattataattagagTCGTAGACTCTGCATATTCGAATATATGTTAGAAACTTAAGTGATAGCATTTTTTTCAGTCACCCAGTTTTAACCTATACTTGGCCTACTATGTTATTGTTATCTTCTGCATTGTTTTTTCTGTGTAGTGTGCATgacttaattatttatatatttcataaagATAAGCATTATTGTCCATGCATTAATAAAAGTTGAATAGTCTTTTGGCCGTAGGATTTCCTTCTGTAAAAATTTCATCACTTTATCTTGTACTGTCTTCATAACTTTGTTTTTTACTTGTTCTGTATTGGTCATATTGAGTTTTATTCCTAACTGCTGGAATAATCTTTAATCAGTTTATAATGAACCTTTTACATTGAGGGTGAAGTGATGACCTTCCTGTTGTTCTTTCTGTCGCTGTTTTTTCGGTGTTGTTACATACAAAGTTCTTTTAACTTCTGTCCTAATATCAtcttttttaaccaatttattATGTTACTATTTGGTATTTAGATTATATATGACGCTATTGGAAGGCTTAGAGAATGATTCAGTTTTTCCATTTGTGTAGTGTACGTTATTGTGATGTTGACGAAAATGGGGTTCGACACTTGGCCCTCTGTCGTGTAATAATGGGGAACATGGAGATTCTCTGTCCAGGCAGTGGTCAGTTTCAACCCAGTAGTTGTGAATATGATAGTGGGGTGGATGATATTCAGTGTCCGCGATACTATGTTGTGTGGAATATGAACATGAACACCCACATCTATCCCGAATTTGTTGTTAGCTTCAAGGTCCCTTCTGATGCTGAAGGTGATATGTTGTTCctttagtttgttttcctttaactGCTCATCTGAGCTTTCCTGgcaaaaataagtttttaatattGTCTAACTATGATATCTAtgattctttcttttcatttgcaTGGAAATTTTTACGAGATGTTAGTATTCAGAAATAGTGTTTCATCTGTAGATTGTCGATATCAACTTGAGGTCTATCTTACATTCATCAGATTAATTTCTTCACTCTGGTCAAATGGAACAGCAGGGGTTTCTGCCACTTAGCTGTTGTATAATATGATTCTTTTCCTGTGATCATTTATTCATGTTTCATTTTTACAGGTCATTTTTGTGGACATGAGGTTAATACAGCCTCTCGCGGTCCTCATGGCCTCTCGGAGTCATCTGCTATAGATAATGTaagttatttgatattttagttTTGCATCTAATTCTTTTGCAGgttttaaatgttattaaacAGTTTTTTAACTGGTTTTTGTATCTTAAAATTCCAAtgttatgtttttagttttttcttgaTATGGTGAAATATGTAGATGATCTATTCTAAAAGAACAGTAGTAGTTTGCATAATTTGATATTCCTTATAGAAGAATTGCATGTTCGACAAGGTTTTGCCACATAAGGTACAGGGTGGTGATTAAGGATCGCAGCTTTGACTATTAAGTTCCTGCATAAACTTTATGGTGCTCAGGTCTGTTCTTTCTTAGGCTGCAAGCACAAATGCAcagtttagggttttgggagagaAACATACCACATTTAGAGATTTTATCATGCTTTTGAAAACTGTCTTATTTAAATCatgtattgtttttatttcctATTAGTACAGCATTAtccatataattttgaaatgttgGATACCTGCTTAGGGAAAAGCTCATAGTGTGGTTGCTAGTACTCCAAAAGTCCCGAAATCCCCTTGGATGCCTCTACCTGCGCTTTTTGCTGCCATAAAAAATCAGGTTCCATCCAAGAACATGAATCTTATCAAAACACATTATGAACAGTTCAAGGTATGCAAAATAAGTTCCAGTTGATGTCCTTCTAGCTTGATTGGTAAAATGATATCACTAATATTTCATCATATTCTAATTCAGTCGAAGCAGATATCCCGGGATGATTTTGTGAAGATGCTGAGGTTAATAGTTGGAGATGCTCTGTTGAGAGATACAATAAATGATCTTCAATACAAggtacagttttttttttttgaaatgaatttgGCTTTGACATCTTGTGATTGGTGATATACATTCTAAAGATGTTACTTGCTGTTATGTATATTAGgctatattttcatatttcttatttCCTTTTTCTAATGTTGTTCACATCTGCTATGTGGTTGTACCTCTTAAATGTTTGACTGACTTTTTGCAGATACCTTCCAATGGGGGATTGGATGACTCAATCAAGAAGGAAGGCTAAGGCTTTTTTCCTAATGGAAGGTGAAGGTGGAGATCTTTGGCCTTGGAATTGAATATTGTAAACTTCtggataaatgaaaaaaatggagTTGTGATATTTTTTCTCTAGGCAAACTTTCCTTTTCATTTCCATGTCATCCTCATTTGGACCTGCTACCCATGTGCAACTGGAACTAAGTtagagtttattttaatttgtctgtTGATTATATGCCCTGTCAATTTTCCACCTTCTGTTAGGTTTTTATAATTgcaataaataatgaaaattggatATTCTCTATTTCCCCCCTTTCAAATCTCATAATTAGTTTACTTCGTATTGTGGATTTGGTGTGTAGAACCACTTGTGATGTCAATGGTGTTTTTGAAGCATGTTAGggaattttttctttctccaatCTGCCTGGTGTAGACTGTTACTGATTTAATTCTTGAATGAAGGTGCCTAGCTTTTGGGCTGGTTTATCTGTTTGGAATACAAAGAGTTAACATTGCTTCTGATTTGTCTGGGATTTGTATCTATTGATGACGCAGTTGTGGATttgttttcaaaagaaaattacaactTCAGAGTTTGGGTTGAGGTTGACTCCTTGAGGTCAGATTTTTGTTGAAAGGGTTGTTCTTCAGATCATCGTTGCACTCTTCTATTCAATTCATCGTAAGCTTCCTAGATCATAATTGTCACTTGACTACCTGATTTTTGACTGACTGGTTAGACGGTAATGCTGGTGtgttagtttttattttcttggtaAATCACCTCTCTAGCTCATTTGAGTTACTGTAGCTCTTGGTGGTGTAGTCTTGTTGAAACGTATTTTCTGGAGTGTCTTATTTTTGTGAAATAGTAAAGATGTAGTTCTTTGCATTAAAAACACAATGCTTACTCGTGCTTATGGGTCTTGTACTAATGAAACCTGCGTCTGACTGCATTTTATGTGCGAAAAAGTTGTAAATGAAAATCTATCATGTAATAAGACGCGGGAACACCTTTACGACtgttgaaatattaaaaatctgATGGATTGATTCTTTCTCGCATCAAAAGTTCCTTTGTCACTGGTTATGGAAACTTTGGGAATGAGTCAGGAATTATCGCGCATGAAATTCTTAGGTATTATAAAGGGAAAATAAGTTATCTAGGATTTTTATTGGAATGTGGCcatcaaaattttcttctaGATCCTTTCTGCTTAAAGATCCATTTCTCCGTGTTTGTGGAAGAAGTTCGAGAATCTCgatcttcatatttttttttttcccggGTAAGAATTTTTGCATTTAAAATATCTGTTTTCATCTACGAGATTCTGTAAGGAGACGATTCATGTTTATTTGATGATTCTCCTAAATCAGGTCATGGCATGCCAAATCATgatgtgaagaaaaaaaattggagaacCTACGGAGAGTGCATTTAAGCAACAGTTGCGAATGCCAGACTCATTTTTGAGAGGTCATATTGAGGAATGCATTGGCAATTCAAGTTTTGAACTAGCTCCCTAATGAAAACCCTATTATCCGTAGTTTTAAAGCTGATTTTAAGTCTTGATTTTGTGGtatgattattttatatgcaaTTAATGACAATGGGGAGCAGAATAGTATATGGCATTTGAAGGAAATCTTTTTCTAACCCAAGAATCAGATGGATGCAATAGCTTCTGAGGCTTGGTTAAATATAGTAAAGTATGATCATTTCgcagctttttttttttgttgagtcGTAAGTTTAAGGTGTGCTTGAATGAATATTATATTGGGCGTATCATTCAGTTGAAAGTACTTGAAAACTATTTTAAGTTAAAGAAACATATTCAGTCGTTAGATAGAGTCGTTAGAATTTAATAAGTGGCTCACAAATAGTAAGCGTTAGTTCATATGGTTTGGTGGATGGCTGATGCTTTGGTGAGATGATTTGAATGTACTTCATGACAAATGTGCATCAATAAACTATAATATGAACATCCTTCATTTGAGGAATTTGAGGCATTTGAGGAATACTCTATAATCCCATCTTGCCATACCTTAGAAGATTTGAGGATGACAAATTGTTTTACAAAAATActcattttaattcaatgttcCATGCATGAGACTGAAAGATGCAAACAATGGTTGGAATGGTGGCACGTGTTTTACAGCCTTATGTGACCTTGTAACTCCATGTGATCAAGATCAGCCATGTTGAAGCATTGGAATCAGTTATAGATTGTGTTGGAACCGATTCCAACAATGTGTGAAAGGAGGCGAAATCGGTTCTAAAGGGTGTTGGAACCTATTTCAAGTTTAACTAATTTGATTTTGTATGGTTTAGTCAATAAATTAGGTCCTGTAATTTATATTGTCGTTGTGTTTGAACTCTGTATTGTGTATGTAATTTTCGTCCATGAATCTCCTTTTTTTAGTCATCTtgcattaattaaaaaatcttcCATGTAAATAGTCTTACAAACtatcatataataaaaagaatgcCTTCTaatactattaaaataaaaattaatactcaTGTAGATACATTATTTGTcacaaaaatattgaatatcaaaatatttgaacttttttataaaaaaaaaaattactcattaaaaaagaatttttaaaataattttaactcatctaaatattattttatattatttttaatatcaagaataatttgataattttattttttacttaattttttttaatttgatcacATACATCAATTAATCATTACTTACATCTAATTCTTTCCTTTCAATGGATCTCTATAAAAGAACATActcttacatttattttataacataaaataacaatacTGATATTTAATTCAGGGAAATGAACATTTTACGAAAGAGTTTatcagaaaacaaaagttatttataaaaaataaatacaacaccGGTTTATCAAAATTGTCGAGTTTCTTTTACGAAAGActttattaaatacaaaaattatttatattaaatacaataCGTAAGAAAACGTTTCTGTTAAAAAAAGTAGAGAAATCTCCACCAAATACACGGGtgaataatttacttttaatcatgtcaatgtatatatttatataacagTTAGGAATGAACATGATAAATTCAAGTATGaagtaaaatttagttttaatttattagttaaataattcaattatcacGTAAAAGAAGCTACatgttttataaaagaaaataatatcatGAAGTTTTGAttacataattttgttttatggaGCTTATTTAAAAAGGTAGAAAAATCCGTCTTTTAAGTTAA encodes:
- the LOC114173655 gene encoding inactive poly [ADP-ribose] polymerase RCD1-like, yielding MEAKIAKASDRVNLKDRVNLKRKRATRYAAHFSGASQPILGHWPSYVSPTSRVAKRMRFGGCRNKLTNAGPHIDQSLVRRFSNYKKSGRLERLMFYRNGEWCDLPKDVVDLVKKDLEVKKVAVEIELNGYHLVFDFLHLRKVDLKTGLQQPIAWIDDAGHCFFPEIYTYSDEEPYNTSKQESGKSPDSYASNEIKLHLEVEINGVDQSRLSECSGESNALVKGIQIDTKQNYCQYDVEVEDSINKQDCRNVGEAIQHNQDIGLDAYTESIYGKLDLNSVQKMFLKGMSSFGSSDSDIVEIYHCSGASMQARWELFQKQAEITKKIHGEANIRYAWLAFSKRELSTMMEYGLGHCGLSGPKCTYGIGVHLAAASCPDASVRYCDVDENGVRHLALCRVIMGNMEILCPGSGQFQPSSCEYDSGVDDIQCPRYYVVWNMNMNTHIYPEFVVSFKVPSDAEGHFCGHEVNTASRGPHGLSESSAIDNGKAHSVVASTPKVPKSPWMPLPALFAAIKNQVPSKNMNLIKTHYEQFKSKQISRDDFVKMLRLIVGDALLRDTINDLQYKIPSNGGLDDSIKKEG